CTTTTGACCCAAGGCTTATTCCTCCGTATCTTGTTTTGGTTGACCGTCGGAAACCCGCACCGTCAGATGGCTGGTCCGCTTCAAACGGCGGTCAGCCCGGCCCCGGGCCCGGGGTCTCATTCTTTTCCAGGTAGCGCCTTCATCCACCCTGATCTCGGAGACCTTGAGGGTGTCGGGATCGAACTTGGCCTTGCCGGCCTGTTCCACCGCCGATGCTACCGCCGACTGGATGGCCTTCAGGATCAGGGGGCTGGCAGCCCGGGGCACGAAGCGCAGGATGGACAGGGCCTGGTTGCAGTTCTTTCCCCGCACCAGGTCGGCCACTATCCGCATCTTGCGCGGGGTGACCCTGACGAATTTTTGTCTGGCTAAAGCTTCCATAATACTCAATAGTGTTTATTTATTTTTTGGCCGGGGCTGCCGCCGGGGCTGCTCCGGGAGCTGCTCCGGGAGCGGTTGTGGTTTCGGTCTTCTTGCCGCCCTTTTTGTCTACTTCCTTGCCGGCCGCGCCGTGCTTGCGGAAGGTGCGGGTGGGGGAGAACTCTCCCAGCTTATGGCCGACCATGTTCTCGCTGACATAGACCGGTATGAACTTGTTGCCGTTGTGGACCGAAATGGTGAACCCCACGAATTCCGGGGGGATCATGGAACGCCGGGCCCAGGTCTTGATCACCTTCTTGTCGCGGGCGGCGTGCATGGCTTCGATCTTGGCAAACAGCTTGGCATCGATGAAGGGTCCTTTTTTTAGGGAGCGGGACATTACTTTCTCCTCTTGACTATAAACTTGCTGGAAAGTTTTTTACGGTTGCGGGTCTTCTTGCCTTTGGATAGGAGTCCGGTGGGTCCGCAGGGGTGGCGTCCGCCCGAGGACTTGCCTTCGCCGCCGCCCATCGGGTGGTCGTGGGGGTTCTTGACCACGCCCCGGCTGTGGGGCTTGACCCCCAGCCAGCGGTTGCGGCCGGCCTTGCCGATGGAGATGTTCTCATGTTCCAGGTTGCCCACCTGTCCTACGGTGGCCAGGCATTCCAGGCTGATCATCCGCACTTCGCCCGAAGGCATCCGCAGCTGGGCGTAGCCGGCTTCCTTGGCCAGCAGCTGGGCCGATCCTCCGGCGGTGCGCACCATCTGGCCGCCCCGGCCCTTGGTGACCTCGATGTTGTGGACCGAGGTTCCCATGGGGATCTCGGACAGGGGCAGGGCGTTGCCGTTCTTGATCTCGGAGCCGGGGCCGGACATCACCTTGTCGCCCAGCTTCAGCCCCAGCGGGGCCATGATGTAGCGCCATTCTCCGTCGGCGTACTTCAGCAGGGCCAGCCTGGCCGAGCGGTTGGGATCGTACTCGATGGCGGCCACCGTGGCGGCGATCCCGAATTTATCGCGCCGGAAATCTATCATCCGGTAGGCCCGTTTGTGCCCTCCTCCGCGGTGGTCGGCGGTCACCCGTCCGTGATTGTTGCGTCCCCCGCTTTTGCGCATGGCCTTCCTCAGGCTTTTGGGAGCCAGAGGCTTGGTCAGCTCTTCAAAGGTGTAGCCGGTGCGGTGCCTTAATCCGGGAGTTACCGGTTTATAAGACTTGATCCCCATTTATGTATCGTCTCCTAGTATTGCTGGTGCTTGAAAAATCATTTTTAACCAAGACCCGGGAAAACTAAACCCCGTCGCCGATATCCAGCTTCTGGTCCTTGGCCAGGGTCACCACGGCCTTCTTCCAGTCGGGCCGTTTGCCCTCGTTGCGGCCCTGCCGTTTGATCTTGCCCCGGACGTTCATGGTGGCCACATCGGTGACCTTGACCTTGAAGACCGACTCGATGGCCCTTTTGACGTCATGCTTGTTGGCGTTCTTGTCGACCTCAAAAGCGTAACGGTTATAAGCCTCTTTCAGGGCGGTGAATTTCTCGGTGATCAGGGGTTTTTTAATGACCTTGTTCAAATCTTTCATTTGTTAAAGACCTCCTTTAAGGCCTCCACGCCGGCCTTGGTGAACAGCACTCTGTCGGCCCGCATGATCTCGTAGGTGTTCAGTTCCCGCACCGGCCGGATGGCCAGCCCTTTGATGTTGCGGCCGGAGAGCAGCAGTTCCGAGGTAGGGGCCACGTCCAGCAGCAGTACTTTCTTGTCGGACAGCTCCATGGTCTTCAGCACCCCGTAGACGTCCTTGGTCTTGCCGCCGGAGGTCACGGCGTCTATCACCGCCAGGCGTCCGGTCTTGAACGAATCGGTCAGGGCCGACTTCAGGGCCTGGCGACGGCTGGTCTTGGGCATCTCCCAGGAATAATCCCGGGGATGGGGGCCGTGGGCCACGTAGCCTCCCACCATCAGCGAGGAGCGGTTGCTGCCCTGGCGGGCCCGGCCGGTGCCTTTCTGCTTGAACGGCTTTTTGCCGCCGCCCCGCACGTCCTCGGCATTCTGGGTGTTGGCGGTTCCCTGCCGCCTGTTATCCAGGTAATTTTTCACTGCCAGGTAAAGCAGGTGCTGATTCACCCTGACCCCGAAGATGTTCTCGGGCAGGTCTATATTCCCTGTCATTTTTCCCTGGGCATCATATAGATTTGCGGACAACATTTTTTATGCCTTCTTCTTTATAATCTTTTGAACGACCAATATCCCGTCGGGGGCACCGGGCACCGGGCCCTTGACCAGGAGCAGGTTCTTTTCGGCGTCCACTTTGACGATCTTTAGGTTGCGGACTGTGATCTGGACATTGCCCATCTGTCCGGGATAACGCCGGCCGGGATAGACCCGGCCCGGGGTGGATCCGGCTCCGGCCGATCCGGGACGGCGCAGGCGGTCGGTCTGACCGTGGGTCTTGGGGCCGCCCTTGAACCCGTGGCGCTTGACCACGCCCTGGGTGCCCCGGCCTTTCATGATCCCGGTGACCTTGACCATGTCGCCCTCGGCGAACAGGTCGGCCTTGATCACCTGGCCGGGTTTGAAATCCTTGGCCTGGGCCGTTCTGATCTCCTTGATGAAGCGCAGGGGAGCCGGGGCTCCAGCCTTGGTGAAATGCCCCTGCATGGCCTTGGTGGTCTTCTGTTTTTTCTTTTCCACAAAGCCCAGCTGAACGGCAGAGTAGCCGTCAAGCTTGCCGTCCTTGACCTGGGTCACTACGCAGGGTCCGGCTTCGATCACCGTCACCGGGATCACCGCGTTGCCCGGCCCGAAGATCTGGGTCATCCCTATTTTTCTGCCTAATATTCCGTTCATTGTGTCTTTTACTCTGCTACTTGTTTACTCTTTGAGAGCTTTAAGCCATCTGCTTACAGCTGTTATAATCCGGTCTTGATCTCGATGTCCACCCCGGCCGGAAGGTCCAGCTTGGTCAGGGCGTCGATGGTCTGAGGAGAGGAGTGCCAGATGTCTATCAAGCGCTTGTGGATCCGCCGCTCGAACTGTTCCCGCGACTTCTTGTCCACGTGGGTGGAGCGGTTGACGGTATAGACGGTGCGGTTGGTGGGCAGCGGGATTGGTCCCGAGATCCTGGCCCCGGTCTGTTTGGCCGTGTTGACTATCTCGGCCACCGATTTGTCCAGCACCGCATGGTCGTATGCCTTTAGTTTTATCCTGATGTTCTGAGCCGCCACTTTTTATATCTCCTCGAGAGTTTTAAATAACCGGTTTGACTGTTGTAGTTCCTATTTCCAATTTATCCGTTTCCCATTTACCCGGGAGGGGTTTTTAGTCGGGGAGGATCTCGGTGACTGTTCCGGCGCCCACGGTCCGGCCGCCCTCGCGGATGGCGAACTTCAGGCCCTTCTCCATGGCTATCGGCGTCAGCAGCTCGCCCTCAATGGTCACGTTGTCGCCCGGCATGATCATCTCCACCCCCTTGGGCAGGGACAGGTTCCCGGTGACGTCGGTGGTCCTAAAGAAGAACTGGGGACGGTACCCGGTGAAGAACGGGGTATGGCGTCCGCCCTCCTCCTTGGTCAGCACGTAGACCTCGCCTTTGAACTTCTGGTGGGGGGTGATGGTCTTGGGGGCCGCCAGCACCATGCCCCGCTCCAGATCCGCCTTCTCGATCCCCCGCAGCAGGACCCCAACGTTGTCTCCGGCCTGGGCGTCGTCCAGCAGCTTCCGGAACATTTCCACTCCGGTCACCACCGTCTCACGGGTCTCGCGGATGCCCACCCGCTCCACCTTGTCGCCCACCTTCACCTTGCCCCGCTCGATACGCCCGGTGCCCACCGTGCCGCGGCCGGTGATCGAGAACACGTCCTCGATGGCCAGCAGGAACGGCTTGTCTATGTCTCTCACCGGATCCGGGATGTAGCTGTCAACCGCGTCCATCAGACGCTGGATGGCCTGGGTCCCGATCTCCGATTTGTCTCCCTCCATGGCCTTCAGCCCCGAGCCCTTGATGATCGGGACGTTGTCCCCGGGGAAACCGTACTTGGTCAATAGATCACGCACTTCCATTTCCACGATCTCGATCAGTTCCGGATCGTCCACCTGGTCCACCTTGTTCAAAAACACCACCAGGGCCGGTACCCCAACCTGACGCGCCAGCAGGATGTGCTCCCGCGTCTGGGGCATCGCGCCTTCCGAGGCCGCCACCACCAGGATCGCCCCGTCCATCTGGGCCGCTCCGGTGATCATGTTCTTGATGTAGTCCGCGTGGCCGGGGCAGTCCATGTGCGCATAGTGCCGCTTCAGCGTCTCGTACTCCGCATGGTGCACGTTGATGGTTACTCCGCGGGCCTTTTCCTCCGGCGCGTTGTCGATATCCTCGTAGCTCTTGGCCTGGGCCAGGCCCAGTTCCGACAGGTACTTCGTGATCGCGCTGGTCAGGGTCGTCTTGCCGTGGTCCACGTGGCCGATCGTCCCGATATTGACGTGCGGCTTCTTACGCTCAAATTTTGCTTTGGCCATGATGGTTTCTCCCAACTAACGATTAAGAAATATTTCTTTTATCATTCCCCGCTGAATACACCTTAGAAGAGGGTTTTAGTGTCTTTAGCGGGAAGGTACTATTGGTTATCTTTATTTTGTTCCGCTTTTGGCCATGATCTCTTCGGATATCGAGCGGGGCACTTCTTCGTAATGGTGGAACTGCATGGTGTAGATGGCCCGGCCCTGGGTCAGGGACCTTAATCTGGTGGCGTATCCGAACATCTCGGACAGGGGGACCATCGAGGCTATCACCTGGGCGTCCTTGCGCTTTACCAGCCCCAGTATCTTGCCCCGGCGGGAGTTGATGTCGCCGATCACCTCGCCCATGTAGAGTTCCGGAACCACCACCTCCACGCTCATCACCGGTTCCATGATCACCGATCCGGCTTTGCGCAGGGCTTCGTTGACCGCTATCGATCCGGCCGCCTTGAAGGCGATGTCCGAGGAGTCCACTTCGTGATAAGAGCCGTCGACCAGAGATACTTTGACGTCCACCACCGGATACCCGGCCAGGATCCCAGCCTCCAGCGCCTCTTTGACGCCCTTCTCCACCGAGTTGATGTATTCCTTGGGAATGGAGCCGCCGACGGTGTCGTTGGTGAATTCAAAACCCAGCCCCTGCTGCTGCGGTTCCAGTATGATCTCCACGTGTCCGTACTGCCCCCGGCCACCGCTCTGGCGGATGAACTTGCCCTCGGCCTTGGCCGCCCTGCGGACCGTCTCCCGGTAGCTGACCTGGGGCTTGCCCACGTTGGCCTGCACCCCGAATTCCCTCATCATCCGGTCCACGATGATCTCCAGGTGGAGTTCGCCCATGCCGGAGATGATGGTCTGTCCAGTTTCCTCGTCGGTCTTCACCTTGAAGGTGGGGTCTTCTTCGGACAATTTTGAAAGAGCGTTGCCCAATTTATCCTCGTCGGCCTTGGACTTTGGCTCCAGGGCCACCGAGATCACCGGGTCGGGGAAGTTCATTGATTCCAGGACGATGGGATTCTTCTTCTCGCACAGGGTGTGGCCGGTCTTGCTGTCCTTGAGGCCCACCACGGCCGCGATGTCCCCGGCCGAAAGCTTCTCCACGTCCTCCCGTTTGTTGGCGTGCATCAAAAGCAGCCGGCTGACCCGTTCGTGCTTGCTGATGTTGCTGTTGTATACTGCCTGCCCGGCCTCGATGGTGCCGGAGTAGATGCGGACATATGATATCTTACCCACGTAGGGGTCGGTGGCGATCTTGAATACCAGCGCCGCCAAAGGCTCGTTGGGGTCGTCGTGGCGGTCTTCGTGCTGGCCGGTGTCGGGATTCAAACCGGAGATCGGGGGCAGGTCGGGGGGGGCCGGCAGGTAATCCACCACCGCGTCCAGCAGCGGCTGCACTCCCTTGTTCTTGAAGGACGATCCGCACAGCACCGGGAAGATCTTGATGTCCAGGGTTCCCCGGCGGATGGCCTTCATCAGGAGATCTTCCGGGATGGGCTGGCCTTCTACGTATAAATTGAGGGCCTCTTCGTCGTACTCGGCCACCTGTTCCACCAGGAAGTTGTGGGCGGCCTGGGCCTGGGCCAGATATTCTTCGGGGATGGGGCTCAGTTTGGGGTCCTCGTTCTCGCCCGCATCGTAGATGATCGCCTGCATCTTGACCAGATCCACCGCTCCGGTGAAAGTCTCCCCGCTGCCGATGGGCATCTGGATGGGCACCGCCTTGGCGGCCAGCCGTTCCCTCATCATCTCCACCGCGTCGTCGAAATCCGATCCCACCCGGTCCATTTTGTTGATGAAGGCGATCCGGGGAATGTGATAGCGATCGGCCTGGCGCCAGACCGTTTCCGATTGCGGCTCCACGCCGCCTACCGCGCAGAACAGGGCCACGGCCCCGTCCAGGATCCTTAATGAGCGTTCCACTTCCACCGTGAAGTCCACGTGGCCCGGGGTGTCGATGATGTTGATCCGGTGCCCGTTCCAGGAGCAGGTGGTGGCGGCCGAGGTGATGGTGATGCCGCGTTCCTTTTCCTGTTCCATCCAGTCCATGGTGGCGGCGCCGTCGTGAACCTCGCCGATCCGGTGAACCTTGCCGGTGAAGAACAGGATCCTCTCGGTGGTGGTGGTCTTGCCGGCATCGATATGGGCCATGATGCCGATGTTTCTGGTCTTATTTAACGAAGAAGCCTGGGTCATTTGAATTCCAACTTTACTTTCTGCATTTTAACCGTCCGCCATCCCTTCGGCCAACGCCCAAAGGAAGGCGGCTGGCTGAAAGTCAATTTCTTTCGTCGGGAACTGCAAATGGCGTCAGGTTTCTCATTTTACAAATCTTAACTTTTTAAAAAGTCAAAAATCTTTTTGTGCTAGTCCGGGCCCGGGGCCTTAAGGACTCAAGAAAAACCAGGGGGTGATTTTTAGAAGCGGAAGTGGCTGAAGGCCTTGTTGGCCTCGGCCATCTTGTGGGTGTCTTCCTTCTTTTTGACGGCCCCGCCCTCGTTCTTGTTGGCCGACATGATCTCTCCGGCCAGGCGGTCGCGCATGGTCTTCTCGGAGCGGGCCTTGGCCGCGATGATCATCCAGCGGATGGCCAGGGCGGTGCGCCGCTCGGGCTTGACCTCGATCGGCACCTGGTAGGTGGCGCCGCCCACCCGGCGGGGTTTGACCTCCAGCACCGGCTTGATGTTGTTCAGGGCCTGCTTGAACACTTCGATCCCCGGAAGCTTCAGCTTCTGTTCCACGATCTCCACCGCCTGGTAGAAGATCTTCTCGGCCACGCTCTTTTTTCCGCTCTTCATGATGTTGTTGATGAAGATGGTGACCATGGGATCGTGGTACTTGGGATCCGGCAGGACCTCGCGCTTGATGACTCTTTTTCTTCTTGGCATTTTATATCAGTTCCCGATTTTCAGATTGTTGGATGTTTGTTGGGGCAATTCATGAATTGCCCTTACCCGTTGTTGTTTTACCGCGCTTCAGTGGCTGGGCCCGTTTATTTTTTCAGGGCTGGCTTGGCGCCGGCCTTGATCCGCTTGGTGCCGTAGAGCGAGCGGCTCTTCTTGCGGCCCTCCACCCCGGAAGTGTCCAGGGTGCCGCGCACGATGTGATAGCGCACGCCGGGCAGGTCCTTGACGCGGCCGCCCCGCACCATGACGATGGAGTGCTCCTGCAGGTTGTGGCCCTCGCCCGGGATGTAGGACAGAATTTCAAATCCGTTGGTCAAACGCACCTTGGCCACCTTGCGCAAAGCGGAGTTGGGCTTCTTGGGGGTGGTGGTGTAGACCCGGAGACACACGCCCTTGCGCTGGGGGCACGAGTTGAGGGCCGGGGCCTTGGTCTTCTTGCGTTTGGAATTTCTTCCGGAGCGGATCAGTTGGCTGATGGTTGGCATTAATTCTCCTTGCCCTAAAGATAATTTTTAAAGACAAAAATAGCCTTATCCGGTTTTCATCGCCGCGACGAAAACGGAAATGTTTTGTCAAAAATTTTTGTAATCGATTGGAATCCCAATTATATAATATTTACAGTATAAAAGTCAAGATGCTTTAACAATTATTTTGATAAATCTTTGGGATGGAAAAATAGTTCTTGTCAAAGTGAAAAAATGGTTGTTTTTTACGGTTTCTTAAAGAAATATTTTGCTTTTATGGCCGAATAGACCGATTAAAATCGTCATACATATAGTGCCCATAGGTAATCGAGATACCAGATATTGAGTAAAATACAAAACGGGGCTTTGCAAGCAAAGTCCCGTTTAATATCACCTTCCTTGGCATTATGTTCCAATATGGAACTATGTGCATTCTTCAACCCTCGGTAGTCCCCGGGAATCAACTATAACCAATAGCTTAATAAGGACCAAGGAATCTCTCACCATTAAAGTGTATTAAATGAGAAGGATTATCGGCAACCCACACCTCTGTTTCCCATGCTATATCTCCAAGATACCTTGCCATTATAGACCGATTAGGGAAGCAGGTAATAAATACAAGTGGTGCTTTTGATTTTGAAAATAAAGCAGCTAACTCTTCATGCCTTTTGCTGTCCACTGGACCATGGCTGGTGACAGATTCAACAAGAATCAACCACTTCTTTTCTTCATGGTATAATACCACATCTGGCATCTTGCCATGTGAATCAATCTTAACACCTAAATTAGCCAAAAATTCCTCATCAAAATAGCCCCATTTATTGCCAGTGTCACCAGCATAGATTAATACACCACTAGGAACAAAACGAGAAGCAAACTCCTCAATAATCGCCTTAATTAATTCGTTATGCTTCCCAGGGCTTAATTTTATGTTCTTGCCCTTCGCCAACCGAACGGGAACAAGTTGATACGCTCGTTCACTAGCATAACGTTGGGCGAGGGATTTGCTTTGCGATAAATATTTACCCAATGCTGTCGGCCATCTCGAAGATCCGTAGGTACGCAGCAACAATAGCATTTTAGGTGCTATTTGATATACCGCTTTGGGACTGTTAACGGATCGGGATGCGTCATCTGGATTATACAAAGCAATGCCAGCAGCAACGAACTGATGGATTGTTTGTCTCCGAAATGTTTCTCGCGTATTGGGTTTATATTTTTTCCCATAATGAGATCGAGCCCAATCCATAATTGGTGTTATGCCAATCAAGGGGTTTTCTGCCTCAACCCATTTCTTACCAGGAGAGAGATTCAACAAGGCCAACAAACAAAGAGCGGAACGTTCATTCTGTTGGGCACGAGGCAATCCCAGAGAAGACAGAACCTTAAGGGAGGCAGAAATATTGCTTATTGGTCTCATAGTATGTCCTTAATTTCATTATCAACTGATTCTTGTGAAAATCGCTGTTGATTCTTTGCCCATCTACCAAGTTTTTCCAAAAGCAACCGACTGGGATATTTAAGCTGCTTAAGGTCGGTAGCATTGACTTGTGTATGCCCGCTAAATTTACGAAAATGCTCATCAATAAGCGTCGAGTTCAAATAAACGGCCAATCCACGAGCGATCAATTCCGTAAGACCTTGCCTGGCATGATGGAACACGTTTAAATGATTTTCAAAACCAATGTATTTTGAGTTAGATATATTCGGGGTTACAACATTAGCAACTATCCTTCGTTTTTCTTCTTTCGATGAAAATCTACGGGTCATAGTGTAATAACCATTGGGATATAGCCATTTCTTTGTTTCCGGGGTTAAATTTATTGCATTAGGTTTTTTACATGTTTTCTTTGGCCATTCTATCGATTTTTCTCCGAAATGACAAGGATAAAGCAAGGGGACCGAATGGGACGTGGGCATATCGGTGATAAATTGATCAACACGAAAATCCACCACAGGACCAGTGGATACTTCTATGTTAAGGTCAGCAAGAGTGTTATCAAACGGCAATGATGATGACGTGTTCAAACCGTTATGTACTGTTGGAATATGTATGAATCTTTCTTGATCGCCCGGATTAACAATGTTTGAAAATTGGTGTTCAGCAATATGATAGTCAATAAACTGATCATCCGTGGATGTAGATACGACTACATTTCCTTGGCGAGCAGAGCATTCAAGCAATATAACAACATTCTCTTGAAGAACCTTGTCATCCTTAAACGCCTGATCCCTAGAAATAAAAAGGTGAATATGTTTTAATGCCGCCTTCTTGAATATTAATTCACGAAAAGGCCGATAGTATGGGCCATTGCAAAAACTACGTGGGATTATCGCAACGATATGACCGCCAGGCCTCATTAATCCTATTGTCAGAGCAACAAACGCAGAATATAAATTAACGGTTTCTATGCCAACTTGTCGAAGTAAGTGACGATGACGCGAATCGCTATTAATTTTCCTGTATGGCGGATTAAGTATGGCATGAGTATAACGAGGCCCATTGCCAAATGCCAGCATATGAGCAGCGTCTTCAATAAAATCATGTTCAAGTATATTAACTTTGCAACAGTGAGGATTTGCAAATATTGATAATGACTTATTTAAATGTTTCCGAAGGGTGCTATCAATTTCATATGCTGTAACCTCAATATGTTTGGCAGAAAACTCTTGCGACTTCCATCGAT
The DNA window shown above is from bacterium and carries:
- the rplV gene encoding 50S ribosomal protein L22; protein product: MEALARQKFVRVTPRKMRIVADLVRGKNCNQALSILRFVPRAASPLILKAIQSAVASAVEQAGKAKFDPDTLKVSEIRVDEGATWKRMRPRARGRADRRLKRTSHLTVRVSDGQPKQDTEE
- the rplB gene encoding 50S ribosomal protein L2, with protein sequence MGIKSYKPVTPGLRHRTGYTFEELTKPLAPKSLRKAMRKSGGRNNHGRVTADHRGGGHKRAYRMIDFRRDKFGIAATVAAIEYDPNRSARLALLKYADGEWRYIMAPLGLKLGDKVMSGPGSEIKNGNALPLSEIPMGTSVHNIEVTKGRGGQMVRTAGGSAQLLAKEAGYAQLRMPSGEVRMISLECLATVGQVGNLEHENISIGKAGRNRWLGVKPHSRGVVKNPHDHPMGGGEGKSSGGRHPCGPTGLLSKGKKTRNRKKLSSKFIVKRRK
- the rplW gene encoding 50S ribosomal protein L23, encoding MKDLNKVIKKPLITEKFTALKEAYNRYAFEVDKNANKHDVKRAIESVFKVKVTDVATMNVRGKIKRQGRNEGKRPDWKKAVVTLAKDQKLDIGDGV
- the rplD gene encoding 50S ribosomal protein L4, encoding MTGNIDLPENIFGVRVNQHLLYLAVKNYLDNRRQGTANTQNAEDVRGGGKKPFKQKGTGRARQGSNRSSLMVGGYVAHGPHPRDYSWEMPKTSRRQALKSALTDSFKTGRLAVIDAVTSGGKTKDVYGVLKTMELSDKKVLLLDVAPTSELLLSGRNIKGLAIRPVRELNTYEIMRADRVLFTKAGVEALKEVFNK
- the rplC gene encoding 50S ribosomal protein L3, yielding MNGILGRKIGMTQIFGPGNAVIPVTVIEAGPCVVTQVKDGKLDGYSAVQLGFVEKKKQKTTKAMQGHFTKAGAPAPLRFIKEIRTAQAKDFKPGQVIKADLFAEGDMVKVTGIMKGRGTQGVVKRHGFKGGPKTHGQTDRLRRPGSAGAGSTPGRVYPGRRYPGQMGNVQITVRNLKIVKVDAEKNLLLVKGPVPGAPDGILVVQKIIKKKA
- the rpsJ gene encoding 30S ribosomal protein S10, with amino-acid sequence MAAQNIRIKLKAYDHAVLDKSVAEIVNTAKQTGARISGPIPLPTNRTVYTVNRSTHVDKKSREQFERRIHKRLIDIWHSSPQTIDALTKLDLPAGVDIEIKTGL
- the tuf gene encoding elongation factor Tu; translation: MAKAKFERKKPHVNIGTIGHVDHGKTTLTSAITKYLSELGLAQAKSYEDIDNAPEEKARGVTINVHHAEYETLKRHYAHMDCPGHADYIKNMITGAAQMDGAILVVAASEGAMPQTREHILLARQVGVPALVVFLNKVDQVDDPELIEIVEMEVRDLLTKYGFPGDNVPIIKGSGLKAMEGDKSEIGTQAIQRLMDAVDSYIPDPVRDIDKPFLLAIEDVFSITGRGTVGTGRIERGKVKVGDKVERVGIRETRETVVTGVEMFRKLLDDAQAGDNVGVLLRGIEKADLERGMVLAAPKTITPHQKFKGEVYVLTKEEGGRHTPFFTGYRPQFFFRTTDVTGNLSLPKGVEMIMPGDNVTIEGELLTPIAMEKGLKFAIREGGRTVGAGTVTEILPD
- the fusA gene encoding elongation factor G, with the translated sequence MTQASSLNKTRNIGIMAHIDAGKTTTTERILFFTGKVHRIGEVHDGAATMDWMEQEKERGITITSAATTCSWNGHRINIIDTPGHVDFTVEVERSLRILDGAVALFCAVGGVEPQSETVWRQADRYHIPRIAFINKMDRVGSDFDDAVEMMRERLAAKAVPIQMPIGSGETFTGAVDLVKMQAIIYDAGENEDPKLSPIPEEYLAQAQAAHNFLVEQVAEYDEEALNLYVEGQPIPEDLLMKAIRRGTLDIKIFPVLCGSSFKNKGVQPLLDAVVDYLPAPPDLPPISGLNPDTGQHEDRHDDPNEPLAALVFKIATDPYVGKISYVRIYSGTIEAGQAVYNSNISKHERVSRLLLMHANKREDVEKLSAGDIAAVVGLKDSKTGHTLCEKKNPIVLESMNFPDPVISVALEPKSKADEDKLGNALSKLSEEDPTFKVKTDEETGQTIISGMGELHLEIIVDRMMREFGVQANVGKPQVSYRETVRRAAKAEGKFIRQSGGRGQYGHVEIILEPQQQGLGFEFTNDTVGGSIPKEYINSVEKGVKEALEAGILAGYPVVDVKVSLVDGSYHEVDSSDIAFKAAGSIAVNEALRKAGSVIMEPVMSVEVVVPELYMGEVIGDINSRRGKILGLVKRKDAQVIASMVPLSEMFGYATRLRSLTQGRAIYTMQFHHYEEVPRSISEEIMAKSGTK
- the rpsG gene encoding 30S ribosomal protein S7 codes for the protein MPRRKRVIKREVLPDPKYHDPMVTIFINNIMKSGKKSVAEKIFYQAVEIVEQKLKLPGIEVFKQALNNIKPVLEVKPRRVGGATYQVPIEVKPERRTALAIRWMIIAAKARSEKTMRDRLAGEIMSANKNEGGAVKKKEDTHKMAEANKAFSHFRF
- the rpsL gene encoding 30S ribosomal protein S12, with the translated sequence MPTISQLIRSGRNSKRKKTKAPALNSCPQRKGVCLRVYTTTPKKPNSALRKVAKVRLTNGFEILSYIPGEGHNLQEHSIVMVRGGRVKDLPGVRYHIVRGTLDTSGVEGRKKSRSLYGTKRIKAGAKPALKK
- a CDS encoding BsuBI/PstI family type II restriction endonuclease produces the protein MRPISNISASLKVLSSLGLPRAQQNERSALCLLALLNLSPGKKWVEAENPLIGITPIMDWARSHYGKKYKPNTRETFRRQTIHQFVAAGIALYNPDDASRSVNSPKAVYQIAPKMLLLLRTYGSSRWPTALGKYLSQSKSLAQRYASERAYQLVPVRLAKGKNIKLSPGKHNELIKAIIEEFASRFVPSGVLIYAGDTGNKWGYFDEEFLANLGVKIDSHGKMPDVVLYHEEKKWLILVESVTSHGPVDSKRHEELAALFSKSKAPLVFITCFPNRSIMARYLGDIAWETEVWVADNPSHLIHFNGERFLGPY
- a CDS encoding Eco57I restriction-modification methylase domain-containing protein gives rise to the protein MLTQIDQIRIEASNGLDHMTKVHLGQFLTPSTIANYMASLFPVGNEASMHLLDAGAGVGSLATAFLHRWKSQEFSAKHIEVTAYEIDSTLRKHLNKSLSIFANPHCCKVNILEHDFIEDAAHMLAFGNGPRYTHAILNPPYRKINSDSRHRHLLRQVGIETVNLYSAFVALTIGLMRPGGHIVAIIPRSFCNGPYYRPFRELIFKKAALKHIHLFISRDQAFKDDKVLQENVVILLECSARQGNVVVSTSTDDQFIDYHIAEHQFSNIVNPGDQERFIHIPTVHNGLNTSSSLPFDNTLADLNIEVSTGPVVDFRVDQFITDMPTSHSVPLLYPCHFGEKSIEWPKKTCKKPNAINLTPETKKWLYPNGYYTMTRRFSSKEEKRRIVANVVTPNISNSKYIGFENHLNVFHHARQGLTELIARGLAVYLNSTLIDEHFRKFSGHTQVNATDLKQLKYPSRLLLEKLGRWAKNQQRFSQESVDNEIKDIL